In Hevea brasiliensis isolate MT/VB/25A 57/8 unplaced genomic scaffold, ASM3005281v1 Scaf10, whole genome shotgun sequence, one genomic interval encodes:
- the LOC131176410 gene encoding NADH dehydrogenase [ubiquinone] iron-sulfur protein 2 translates to MTTRNGKIKNFTSNFGPQHPAAHGVSRLVLEMNGEVVERAEPHIGLLHRGTEKLIEYKTYLQALPYSDRSDYVSTMAQEHAYSSAVERLLNCEVPLRAQYIRVLFREITRISNHSLALTTHAMDVGASTPFLWAFEEREKLLEFYERVSGARMHASFIRPGGVAQDLPLGLCRDIDSFTQQFASRIDELEEMSTGNRIWKQRLVDIGTVTAQQAKDWGFSGVMLRGLKWWAYPSQPGVCWDLRKAAPYDVHDQLDPDVPVGTRGDRYDRYCIRIEEMRQSVRIIVQCPNKMPSGMIKADDRKLCPPSRCRMKLSMESCAV, encoded by the exons ATGACGACTAGGAACGGGAAAATCAAAAATTTCACTTCGAATTTCGGACCTCAACATCCTGCTGCTCATGGTGTTTCACGATTAGTATTGGAAATGAACGGAGAAGTGGTGGAACGTGCGGAACCACATATTGGATTACTCCA TAGAGGGACTGAGAAATTAATAGAGTACAAAACTTATCTTCAAGCTTTACCTTATTCTGATCGTTCAGA CTATGTTTCTACGATGGCCCAAGAACACGCTTATTCTTCAGCCGTAGAGAGACTTTTGAATTGCGAGGTACCATTACGAGCTCAATATATACGAGTGTTATTCCGTGAAATAACTCGAATTTCAAATCATTCACTTGCTTTAACTACTCATGCTATGGATGTGGGAGCATCAACTCCGTTCCTGTGGGCTTTTGAGGAGCGGGAGAAATTGTTGGAATTCTATGAAAGAGTCTCGGGAGCCAGGATGCATGCCAGTTTCATACGACCAGGTGGAGTGGCACAAGATCTGCCTCTTGGCTTATGTCGAGATATTGATTCCTTCACACAACAATTTGCTTCTCGTATCGACGAATTAGAAGAGATGTCAACCGGCAACCGTATCTGGAAACAACGATTAGTGGATATTGGTACTGTCACTGCACAGCAAGCAAAGGATTGGGGATTCAGTGGTGTAATGTTAAGAGGTC TGAAGTGGTGGGCCTACCCATCCCAACCAGGGGTATGCTGGGATTTGCGAAAAGCAGCACCTTACGATGTTCATGACCAATTGGATCCTGACGTACCAGTAGGTACCAGAGGAGATCGCTATGATCGTTACTGTATCCGTATCGAAGAGATGCGACAAAGTGTTCGGATCATTGTGCAATGTCCTAATAAAATGCCTAGTGGCATGATCAAAGCCGATGATCGTAAGCTATGTCCTCCATCACGATGTCGAATGAAACTATCCATGGAATCGTGTGCCGTGTGA